The following are encoded in a window of Vigna unguiculata cultivar IT97K-499-35 chromosome 8, ASM411807v1, whole genome shotgun sequence genomic DNA:
- the LOC114193802 gene encoding uncharacterized protein LOC114193802, which translates to MIMVKVTKQQICHKLCSNFCSLLSPILLVLVLLFSLFIFFSLSESSPSLLTLLIALLSTMFLVTMTKKKGFLHENLVQDNQKKLEVELSLGDITTQQSETAQNQVEAKSESSFLLDSESRNITDKGFELIAEEYEQQADPKSDTSLPSDSESNTSSTMSEESTEIRHCRNQNLGISDKLAFDSDDYDEDEDGLIEIKLPNNHFSELWPECFFKQQGFTELLAEINEMNEDENLIEIDIYKGSTKHQDLRLEKELVC; encoded by the coding sequence ATGATCATGGTGAAAGTAACAAAGCAACAGATCTGTCACAAGCTGTGTTCAAACTTTTGCAGTTTGTTGTCACCAATCCTTCTGGTTCTTGTCCTTCtattttcacttttcattttcttttcactttctGAATCCTCTCCTTCCCTTCTCACCCTACTGATTGCTCTTCTATCTACCATGTTTCTTGTCACaatgacaaagaaaaaaggGTTCTTACATGAAAATCTCGTCCAAGATAACCAGAAGAAATTGGAAGTAGAGCTTTCATTAGGAGATATTACAACCCAACAAAGTGAAACTGCTCAGAACCAAGTTGAAGCAAAGTCAGAGTCCTCGTTTTTATTAGATAGTGAAAGCAGAAACATCACTGATAAAGGCTTTGAACTCATTGCTGAGGAGTATGAGCAACAAGCTGATCCAAAATCAGATACTTCACTTCCATCTGATTCTGAAAGCAACACCAGCTCAACCATGAGTGAAGAGAGTACTGAGATTCGTCACTGTAGAAATCAAAATCTTGGTATATCTGATAAATTGGCGTTTGATAGTGATGATTATGATGAGGATGAGGATGGCTTGATTGAAATCAAACTTCCAAACAACCACTTTTCAGAGTTGTGGCCAGAATGTTTTTTCAAACAGCAAGGTTTCACAGAGCTCTTGGCAGAAATTAATGAGATGAATGAGGATGAAAACCTAATTGAGATTGATATCTACAAGGGATCCACAAAACACCAAGATTTGAGATTGGAGAAGGAGTTGGTTTGTTGA
- the LOC114193521 gene encoding nuclear transcription factor Y subunit B-3-like: MADSDNDSGGAQNAGNSGFSELSPREQDRFLPIANVSRIMKKALPANAKISKDAKETVQECVSEFISFITGEASDKCQREKRKTINGDDLLWAMTTLGFEDYVEPLKIYLQRFREIEGEKTVAARDKDAAAASSVSGYDYSPSSAAAMMHHPGHVYGSPAFHQVSAAPVMGKPGTGPGPGPSYPAPGRPR; this comes from the coding sequence ATGGCTGACTCGGACAACGACTCGGGGGGAGCGCAGAACGCGGGGAACAGCGGCTTCAGCGAGTTATCGCCTCGGGAACAGGACCGCTTCCTTCCAATCGCCAACGTAAGCAGGATCATGAAAAAGGCTCTGCCGGCGAACGCCAAGATCTCCAAGGACGCCAAAGAGACCGTGCAGGAATGCGTGTCGGAGTTCATAAGTTTCATTACCGGCGAAGCTTCCGACAAGTGCCAGCGCGAGAAGCGCAAGACAATCAACGGCGATGACCTTCTGTGGGCCATGACCACCTTAGGATTCGAGGACTACGTTGAGCCTCTCAAAATTTACCTCCAGCGCTTCCGCGAGATCGAGGGAGAGAAGACCGTGGCCGCGCGCGACAAGGACGCCGCCGCCGCCTCCTCCGTCAGCGGCTACGACTACTCCCCGTCCTCCGCCGCCGCCATGATGCATCATCCGGGACACGTTTACGGGTCCCCCGCGTTCCATCAAGTGAGTGCCGCTCCCGTTATGGGTAAGCCTGGAACTGGGCCTGGGCCTGGGCCCAGTTATCCTGCCCCTGGTAGACCCAGATAG
- the LOC114195453 gene encoding protein TIC 20-v, chloroplastic, whose protein sequence is MACSTFLCPVASSFSQKPLQSTFLHSSVNPSFLTLNILPKKFRKPHQLRSLVVAKSNGSDSADVPDRLISALCYFYPFFDGIQYGKYVITQFYPVQAIIQPLVPAIRVFKSFPFNGFLVFLTLYFVVVRNPNFSRYVRFNTMQAIVLDVLLIFPDLLERGFNPRDGLGLDLMMSLDSTVFFFLLVCLIYGSSSCLVGQIPRLPIVAEAADRQVL, encoded by the coding sequence ATGGCTTGCTCCACCTTCCTCTGCCCCGTAGCTTCTAGCTTCTCACAAAAACCACTTCAATCCACCTTTCTGCATTCCTCCGTCAACCCCTCTTTTCTCACACTCAACATTCTTCCAAAGAAATTCAGAAAACCCCACCAACTCAGAAGCCTTGTGGTGGCCAAATCCAATGGCAGTGACTCTGCCGATGTTCCTGACCGTTTGATTTCAGCACTCTGTTACTTTTACCCTTTCTTCGATGGCATACAGTATGGAAAGTACGTTATCACTCAGTTCTATCCTGTTCAGGCCATTATTCAACCACTGGTCCCTGCAATAAGAGTTTTCAAGAGCTTCCCCTTTAACGGGTTCCTAGTGTTTTTGACCCTTTATTTTGTTGTGGTGAGAAACCCCAATTTCAGTAGGTATGTGAGGTTCAACACTATGCAAGCCATTGTCCTTGATGTGCTGTTGATTTTCCCTGACCTCTTGGAAAGAGGGTTTAATCCCAGAGATGGGTTGGGGTTGGATTTGATGATGAGTTTGGATAGCACCGTGTTCTTTTTCCTCTTGGTGTGCTTGATTTATGGTTCTTCTTCGTGCTTGGTGGGTCAAATCCCCAGATTGCCCATTGTTGCTGAGGCAGCTGACAGGCAGGTTCTTTGA